Proteins encoded by one window of Deltaproteobacteria bacterium:
- a CDS encoding methyltransferase domain-containing protein: MKKSNPPKYLKAHVRALYQRIAACGSANLSRAPVASGAQLAAILGYPVQRMNLPAEAWQLFAACGNPLQGVEVGLHWRVLDLGCGVGIDAQLVATGLKRPGLVVGLDLTLEMVQLANTYCGEKASKRCLWVVADGEDIPCKEETFNLVVANGSFNLMPHKERALTEIFRVLLPGGLLVIVDLVRLAEVEGLDQAAEDAWTWCLAGALSAAEFDSLFDGAGFCRWELQHISSFEPFASVRLLAHKEQRPL; encoded by the coding sequence ATGAAAAAAAGCAACCCACCGAAGTACCTCAAGGCACATGTTCGGGCCCTGTACCAGCGCATAGCGGCCTGCGGCTCGGCAAATCTGAGCAGAGCGCCTGTTGCCTCTGGAGCACAGCTGGCTGCAATCCTCGGATACCCTGTGCAGCGAATGAACTTGCCGGCTGAAGCCTGGCAGCTATTCGCCGCCTGCGGCAACCCGCTTCAGGGTGTGGAAGTTGGCCTGCACTGGCGCGTCTTAGACCTCGGCTGCGGTGTGGGAATCGATGCTCAATTGGTGGCAACCGGGCTCAAGAGGCCCGGCCTGGTGGTTGGCCTCGATCTTACCCTGGAAATGGTGCAGCTGGCCAACACTTACTGCGGCGAAAAAGCAAGCAAACGGTGCCTCTGGGTCGTGGCCGACGGCGAAGATATCCCTTGCAAAGAAGAAACCTTCAACCTTGTGGTAGCCAACGGTTCCTTCAACCTTATGCCGCACAAGGAGCGCGCCCTGACAGAGATATTCCGAGTTCTCCTTCCGGGCGGTCTCCTGGTGATCGTCGACCTTGTGCGGCTGGCCGAGGTGGAAGGCCTGGATCAGGCGGCCGAAGATGCCTGGACCTGGTGCCTGGCAGGCGCCCTGTCTGCGGCTGAATTTGACTCCCTTTTTGACGGGGCGGGCTTCTGCCGCTGGGAACTGCAGCACATCAGCTCCTTTGAGCCCTTCGCCTCTGTGCGGCTGCTCGCTCATAAAGAACAGCGGCCGTTGTAA
- a CDS encoding Rrf2 family transcriptional regulator — protein sequence MKLSTRGRYGTRLMVDLAKHYDNGPIPLGEIARRQNLSVKYLEQLIIPLKASGLISSVRGARGGYRLALAPAEISVGQVIEVLEGDLSLVDCVKTPELCDRHQECPTRDVWQTMSNVLREKLFALTLENVLLGAKLPGD from the coding sequence ATGAAGCTTTCTACCAGAGGCAGATACGGCACCCGCCTGATGGTCGACCTTGCCAAGCACTATGACAATGGGCCTATCCCGCTGGGAGAGATCGCCAGACGGCAAAATCTATCGGTGAAATATCTCGAACAATTGATTATTCCTCTGAAGGCTTCTGGTCTGATCAGCAGTGTGCGTGGGGCCCGGGGGGGGTACCGGCTGGCCCTTGCCCCAGCGGAGATCAGCGTGGGCCAGGTAATAGAAGTTCTTGAAGGCGATCTGTCACTGGTGGATTGTGTCAAGACCCCGGAGCTGTGTGATCGTCATCAGGAGTGCCCCACCAGAGATGTCTGGCAAACCATGAGTAATGTCCTGAGAGAGAAGCTATTTGCCCTGACACTGGAGAATGTTCTCCTAGGAGCAAAGCTCCCTGGGGACTAG
- a CDS encoding antibiotic biosynthesis monooxygenase, producing the protein MAVRVLIQRKIIPGNEVALGELLMQLRSKAMHAAGYISGETLRALDDPNEYLVISTWNSLDNWKSWESNKERQEIQQKIDSLLRAPSLHRVFVYEY; encoded by the coding sequence ATGGCCGTGCGAGTGCTGATCCAGAGAAAGATTATACCCGGCAATGAGGTGGCCCTCGGTGAACTTCTCATGCAACTGCGGAGCAAAGCAATGCACGCTGCCGGCTATATATCAGGTGAAACCCTGCGAGCTCTAGATGACCCAAACGAGTATCTGGTGATCAGTACCTGGAACAGTCTGGACAACTGGAAGAGCTGGGAGTCCAATAAAGAACGCCAGGAAATACAGCAAAAAATCGACAGCCTGCTGCGGGCGCCTTCGCTTCATCGGGTTTTTGTATACGAGTACTGA
- a CDS encoding epoxyqueuosine reductase QueH, producing MKVLLHMCCAPCALYPLRTLRHEGHEVFGFFFNPNIHPYQEYQRRRDTVRQYAEKATLKVIYRDEYDVVSFLRQVVFRESQRCHYCYHLRLHAAARLAKKSRMSAFTTTLLYSKHQKHDLVREIGEEASRRYGVAFLYRDFREGWQEGIEKSKELGLYRQLYCGCIYSEQERFI from the coding sequence CCGAACTCTCCGGCACGAGGGGCACGAGGTCTTTGGTTTTTTCTTCAATCCAAACATTCATCCTTACCAGGAATATCAGCGGCGGAGAGATACAGTCAGACAATATGCAGAAAAAGCAACTCTTAAAGTTATCTACAGAGATGAATACGACGTGGTGTCCTTTCTCAGGCAGGTGGTATTCCGCGAATCGCAGCGCTGCCACTACTGCTATCACTTAAGGCTCCATGCTGCGGCGCGACTGGCTAAAAAAAGTCGCATGTCCGCTTTTACCACTACCTTGCTTTACAGCAAGCACCAGAAGCATGACCTGGTCAGAGAGATAGGCGAGGAGGCGAGCCGCCGATACGGCGTGGCCTTTCTCTACCGGGACTTTCGCGAGGGATGGCAAGAGGGCATTGAAAAATCAAAGGAGCTCGGTCTCTACCGGCAGCTTTACTGCGGCTGTATCTACAGTGAACAGGAAAGGTTCATCTGA